The window CACTTGATGCGGAACAAGTTTCCCAGCTTGTAGAACTAATTAAAAACCCACCTGCCGGTGAAGAAGCGTTTCTTCTTGACCTAATTACTAATCGAGTACCACCGGGCGTTGATGACGCTGCCTATGTAAAAGCTGCATTCCTTGCTGCTGTTGCCAAAGGCGAAGCAAGCTCTCCAATTGTTGATGCTGCAAAAGCAACTGAATTACTCGGTACTATGCTAGGTGGATATAACATCCAGCCAATGATTGACCTGCTTGACGATGCTGCAAATGCTGACATTGCGGCTCAAGGCCTATCAAAAACCTTGCTAATGTTCGATGCGTTTTATGACGTAAAAGAAAAAGCAGAAGCCGGTAATGCGCCAGCTCAGAAAGTGATGGAATCATGGGCGAACGCTGAATGGTTCTTAAACAAGCCAGCCGTTGCTGAGAAAATCACCGTTAAAGTATTTAAAGTGACTGGTGAGACAAACACCGATGACTTATCTCCGGCACCTGATGCATGGTCGCGTCCGGATATCCCTCTGCACGCAAAAGCGATGCTGAAAATTGGCCGCGATGGTATCAATCCTGATGACGACGGTACGGTTGGTCCTATCAAGCAAATCGAAGAACTTCAACAAGACGGTATTCAGTTAGCGTATGTTGGTGACGTAGTAGGTACAGGTTCTTCACGTAAGTCGGCAACCAACTCTGTGCTTTGGTTCATGGGTGAAGATATCCCTCACGTTCCAAACAAGCGTGGTGGTGGTGTATGTCTTGGCGGTAAAATCGCACCTATCTTCTACAACACCATGGAAGACTCTGGTGCATTGCCAATTGAATTAGACGTTCAGAAAATGCACATGGGCGATGTAATCGATATCTTCCCATACGAAGGTGTGGTTAAGCGTTCTGGTACTGATGAAGTTATCTCTACCTTCGAACTAAGCCCGGTACTTCTTGATGAAGTTCGTGCTGGCGGCCGTATCCCGCTAATCATCGGTCGTGGTCTTACTGGCCGTGCCCGTGAAGCGTTAGGTTTAGGTGAAACTGACTTATTCGCAAAACCAGTCGATGTTGCCGAATCTAGCAAAGGTTACACCTTAGCTCAGAAGATGGTTGGTAAAGCATGTGGTGTTGAAGGTGTTCGTGCCGGTCAATACTGCGAGCCGAAAATGACTACCGTTGGTTCACAGGATACCACTGGCCCTATGACCCGTGACGAGCTAAAAGACTTAGCATGTCTTGGTTTCTCTGCCGATTTAACCATGCAGTCATTCTGTCACACATCTGCGTATCCAAAACCAGTTGACGTACAAACTCACCACACCCTTCCTGATTTCATCATGAACCGTGGCGGTGTATCTCTTCGTCCTGGTGACGGTGTAATCCACTCGTGGTTAAACCGCATGTTGTTACCAGACACTGTTGGTACTGGTGGTGACTCTCACACTCGTTTCCCTCTCGGTATTTCATTCCCGGCGGGTTCTGGTTTGGTCGCTTTTGCAGCGGCAACCGGTGTTATGCCTCTTGATATGCCTGAGTCAGTATTGGTTCGTTTTAAAGGCGAAATGAAGCCGGGTATTACCTTACGTGACTTAGTACATGCGATTCCTTACTACGGCATCAAAAACGGTCTGTTGACGGTTGAAAAAGCCGGTAAGATCAATGAATTCTCTGGCCGCGTTCTGGAGATTGAAGGTCTAAAAGGTCTGACCGTTGAGCAGGCATTTGAATTATCTGATGCATCTGCTGAGCGTTCAGCTGCAGGTTGTACTATCAAGCTTGAAGAAGAAGCGGTAGCTGAGTACCTGGAAT is drawn from Thalassotalea sp. PS06 and contains these coding sequences:
- the acnB gene encoding bifunctional aconitate hydratase 2/2-methylisocitrate dehydratase; amino-acid sequence: MLQDYRKHVEERAAEGIVPKPLDAEQVSQLVELIKNPPAGEEAFLLDLITNRVPPGVDDAAYVKAAFLAAVAKGEASSPIVDAAKATELLGTMLGGYNIQPMIDLLDDAANADIAAQGLSKTLLMFDAFYDVKEKAEAGNAPAQKVMESWANAEWFLNKPAVAEKITVKVFKVTGETNTDDLSPAPDAWSRPDIPLHAKAMLKIGRDGINPDDDGTVGPIKQIEELQQDGIQLAYVGDVVGTGSSRKSATNSVLWFMGEDIPHVPNKRGGGVCLGGKIAPIFYNTMEDSGALPIELDVQKMHMGDVIDIFPYEGVVKRSGTDEVISTFELSPVLLDEVRAGGRIPLIIGRGLTGRAREALGLGETDLFAKPVDVAESSKGYTLAQKMVGKACGVEGVRAGQYCEPKMTTVGSQDTTGPMTRDELKDLACLGFSADLTMQSFCHTSAYPKPVDVQTHHTLPDFIMNRGGVSLRPGDGVIHSWLNRMLLPDTVGTGGDSHTRFPLGISFPAGSGLVAFAAATGVMPLDMPESVLVRFKGEMKPGITLRDLVHAIPYYGIKNGLLTVEKAGKINEFSGRVLEIEGLKGLTVEQAFELSDASAERSAAGCTIKLEEEAVAEYLESNIVMLKWMISEGYGDVRTIERRINAMQEWLDNPSLMEADSDAEYAHVLEIDLSEINEPIVCCPNDPDDAKLLSDVAGDKVDEVFIGSCMTNIGHFRAAGKLLENFGGVLNTRMWVAPPTKMDRDQLTEEGYYSTYGKAGVRIETPGCSLCMGNQARVAEKSTVLSTSTRNFPNRLGNGANVYLTSAELAAVGAIVGRLPTVDEYMEYAKLIDATAADTYRYLNFHKMDSYTSKAKEVVIAQNVA